AGGCTTTAGCTAACGTTAAGCCTGTTTGCTACACGCTAATATTAGCCAGTCAGTCACTAACACTACACGAAAGAAAGGGTGGACCGAGTAAGATAACATCGCTTATTTCTTCGGTTTAACAGTAACATTTGTGTAACTCACAATAGAACATTCATGCCGCTagaattatacaaaaaaacagatacaCAAAACTAAcgttagtattattattattttatttatgttgccCTCAATGAACTCTGGCTGCCACATACCATGCTAAGCTTTGTTAGCTACAAGCTACATTATCTTAGCAACGGAGCTATCCAGAGCTTGTGGTATTTCATTTAATGGAAAAGGTCTCTCTGGTATGATGGACAGATTACTTGTCGCATAACTGACTCGGTTTATGGCTGGTTTTGCTTAGTAAGTTTACGTTAATCTTGAATTTAGGACGGACTGACGTTAACCGAGTGAAACACTAACCAACAAAGAAAAGTCGATCTTGCTTAGTATTAAACATCCTTAAGCGTTCCGTACGGACAATTTAACAGGCAAACAGTACTGTCagttttaaagaaacacaaaaagtaaacaaatacacattttaaacattagtATCATTagttaaacactttatttttgtgtcattgGCATATTAACCATACAATTAATCGATGTATGTTTCCTGACCGTAGCCGCACTCCTGCGCCCTCCACTGAAACATTCCGACCCCACCTTAGAAATACCTTGTTATGTTAGGTTATCGTTTGACTTGGCTGGAGTTTTAATCAGATTTTGAAGCTGTTTAGTAAATATTTAGAATTGCAATAGTATATTTACTTTTCAGGTGtattggcggggggggggagagCTGCCGTCGTCTTTTCGAATATATAGGTTGAATGTTTGTATTCAAGTGAAACGTTCAAACTTTAGGCtggttttattgaaataatcCATCATACACTTTGTATTTGTGTACAATACATTCCCATTCTCTTCCTAATAAACATATTCTCATCAAAGTGCCATTTTTGGATTTATGGTCGAGACTATATTGACCAATGGCCCTTTTGAAATACAGCTTCTGGCATGTTTAcctttttgaaagaaaaaaaaccccaacacAACAGAACACTGGAGCCTTTAATTAGATACATGTGTCCTCAAAAGCATTAGCATCTCTTCAAGTGTCTATTTTAAACTCCCCTCAATACATAGCAGACAAAATGCTGTACACATTCAAACCAGACATTAGTGTGGCACTATACATGGATTTAAATGTCACAGAGTTGCTACAGCTCACTATACCACGCCTTTGGTGCCTATTACACTAACCAACACATGTCAGATAATTGTGAAATCCAGATCCTGCATTTGTTATTTCTGGGGGAATCAGACATTCCTAATTCTACACATGGCTGTGTCCATACATTAATGCACAAGTCCATTTACTTTATGGCCCATTCCCTATTTCGACACAAGGCAATACCccttaaacatttaaactgaTGTCACCTCTGCAATCTGGATTACTGCCTCATTGCATGAGGGTctcaggataaaaaaaaaccaaaacatgttgCCCACAACTGTTTTGAGAAGCTCATacttgttgttggtgttgtccTCAACATGTCCTTCATTTGGGGGCATTGTCAGATTGAATTATTGAAGTCCTCAGAACAACTACAACATATGACATAGACTCTGTGCTCTGCAGAGTTagccagtaaacacacacaggcataagATCATGAACACTTAAATCCTTTTTAAGACACTGTTTTACAAAATTTTCAATTTTAGGTTTTGTTTGCCTATCTTACATGTTGTTGGAATTTGTAAAAAGAGCAATCATTCTCCTCTCAATAGAATGTAAAATGCTAAAAACTGTCTCTTAATATTCGCGCAAAGGTCGATGGTTCAAGGACTGCCAAGACAGCATACAGTTTATTTGAATTTGCAtaattttgaatgcagaagACCAGTGGACCGCACTAGCCAGCGAACACTCCTACAGGTACATTAGCATAACCAGTGAGCTTATTTAGCTTGCTTACTTAAGGTGAATTGAATAGTTGTATAACTTGATAAGGCAACTGTAATTGTTGATATTTCAAATcagtgttattttatgtttgtttacatggatGAAAAAATATAATCTTTCATTTTGAAGATATGGAAAGCTAAACTTACAACCCTATAATTTGAAGAAAATTACTAGCTAGCAATCATTAATACGTGTTATCTTATCCAATGTGCTACTAAATGGTGAACGCCACCAATTTTTCCTTTTAACTTTTGTCCCTGTACATTCCTGAGAACACCAGAAGACAACACCTTTCCTCACTGGCAGAGAAAGGGGAAGGATCCTGAGGAAAGGCTGGGTGAAAGTTTGTAAGAGATAAAGGGTTATAGCGGTgaacattagttttttttttttactattctGCAACAATGGGCTGtaaaaataattttattttccttttgtaactcaaaagtatttgtttatttactggtacttttgttttgattttgtaacacagctgttttgtgtgaagaagctaaaaataaaattacaaattggttcaaagaaaaaatgtctcatgtatgtttccttttgtaaaatttgactttttacaGCCTTTTTAAACATATAGGAATTGTAGCTCAAGATTTAATGGATCAAACAAGCAGAACACTGTGTACGCCAGTGCAGTTAAAGCATTGGTTCTGGTATTGAGGAAAATCTGTGAGCtaatttttttcctttttctcctttctcttttactctttacacatttgcattttcaattttttaGTGAGAAAGGGAAAAAGATCACCAAGTTGCTGTATCAGTACAGAACATGCAGAGGCTCCACACTGGTCCATTttgaaagagacaaaacaaatgaGTTAAGATAAATAACCAAAACATCTCTAGTTGTAATGATTGTCTATCTAATAATTAAGCTACACGGGTaacttttgtttaattatttgataGGCGTTCTGAATTTTAATTGGTGCTCTTAAATTGAACTGATGCTCATATAAAGGCAGCACTATTGGGAAAAGTGTGGAGCCCTGCAATGGTGTGTGACTTGGCATCTGAGAACAAGACCTTCGATGGAAAAGTGACAATAAATCAGTGAGTCAGATTAACTGTTGTGACACTGCACTTCCTTCAGTCCTCTGCAATACGCCGGCCATGTGTGAAGTAGATTGGATGGACAGTTGTCGAGAAACTTGAAGGACATGTATATTAACAAACTGAGGCTATTTCCATTTTAGGTAAATATTCAAATACTTACATACTTAAAGATCTATTCCCTGTTCTGCACTCAATTGCTTCCGATCCACTGGGATGCCTACCAACAATGTTGCAACTAGGTATGTCACAATTCCAGAAATGTAGTATTCAAAGCAAATACTAGTTGCATTCTGATTAACTTTGATCCATCGGTAAACACTAAAGGCCATGATAAATTCCATGTACTGGTAAAACCAATCATAATTCTCAATCTATTTTACTTTGCTGTGAAAACTATTCATCCAAGGTTCTCGCCAAAAAACGCTTAAAACAATCCTACAATCTGGTAACGACAgagctgcaaaaaaacaagttcTGTCATGTTTCAGTGTCTTGACTGAAACATGAATATATCGGTTCTCATGTCCTCTAGCTGCACAGAGTGCTGCCCTCCACAAAGGAGATTCTTAGTTGACTAATGCAGGTTTTCTATTGCGTGATATGACACAACTCCTTTTGGGTTTTCTGAGGAGGAGTTGTGGATAGTACCTGTCCCTTTTTAGTACCACCTCAGCAGAGATTCCAAGCGAGTTGAGCCGATACTAAAAGGGGGAGTTGAAtaattttaatacatttatgaagGGTtatatgtttagtttttttgaaTAACGAAAAGGTTACCAAGTCATGGGTGGACAGATAGTCCAGAACCATCATGGCCTAAAAAAATGGTGTCTATCGCCTAGTGTGAAAAGCGTCCAAATTAACTTTTGACCTTACAGAAATGTACTTCCGATGTGCACGTTACTCAAGTCAACTTTCCTTAACATGGGCCCTTCTTTTCTTTCAGCCCGCTGTTTGTCACGTGGAAAATAGGCAGAGACAAGCGGTTGAGGGGTTGTATAGGTACATTTTCTGCCATGAACCTGCACTCAGGACTCAGGGAGTACACCCTTACCAGGTAAGAAAAAGGCAACGTTATTTATATTCTAAAGCTGtagatcaaaaataaataacaaaccaACAGGAATCAAGAGCACTAGCATTGGCGACTGTTTACCAACAGTAGCAGTTAGTCAGAACTTATTGTTTGCCTGTACATGAGTGCAACAAATAtccattttctgtttcttatagtatttacttttttctgtttcattcatGTAGCTTGCAGTAACGATGTGTGCAGCGCGTGTCTCCTTTGATCCCAGGTCCTGGGGCttcaaaaaaaaatacaaacaagttattaaagtaaataattaGTTTTTTATGTATTAAGACTAATTGATTCTATTAACTGTATATGTGTAAGCACTTTTATATTAAAGTCAGACCAACTACACTTAAAATGTGCCACCCACACAATCTTATTAACCAAAGTTGATAAGATATgctaaaatcattttaataatgacATTTGTATGTATTTCATAAAAGTCTATTCATTCTAGAAGTCCTGGATATCATGAGATCAAAAGGACAAGCATTGACACAATACATTGTAATGATATCTTTACTATAACTGTAAACTGTAAAATGAACTGTTATAAAACTGTTATTTCAATATTGTTGTAATAAAGAGTCCTTGTGTAGGTTTACTGGGATGTCCAGACACACTGGGTTAAACCCACAATGGTGGACTATCAGACCTGGTGGGTTAAACACCGGTTTGGCATCAACATGGCTTTGGTGTACAATTAAATTAGAAATcgtaattaaatatatatgttactgatattaaaatgtcaCACCACCCCTTACAAAACACGTCTACCAACTTTAAGTGTAAACGGGTCCCTCTGGTAATACCTGGTGTGCAATTTCGTAGTAGGGTTAGATAAAGCTGTCAATAACATGTAAACAGACGGCTCCTTTCTGTGTGCAGATACACACATTACGAGTTGCTGTAAACAGCCATGATCGGAGTCCATGCTGCGGTTATGCTGGTGTCCTTATGTCCATAGGTCATCTACATTACAGAAAGGGCGTCCTCCATCACATGTTGGAAATTAGCcctcaatttaaaatgaaaatcttaagttAATCCAATTCAGTCTTATCTTTCACAAGTCTTTTCTGAATCGCCTCTTGTAATAGATGGTTTCTTTGTGCTTTTATGTCTGCAGTGCCCTTAAAGACAGCCGCTTCCCCCCTATGACAAGGGATGAGCTGCCTCGCCTCTTCTGCTCAGTGTCTCTTCTCACCAACTTTGAAGACGTCGGTGATTACCTTGACTGGGAGGTAAGGGACTTGGTTTGTTAAAACAATTGTGTTGAGAAGTGTTATGGCTAATTTGCTCACATTTTTTGCTATTAATACACAGCAGTTCCTCCACAGTTTTTTTGAGGTTAACACAAAAACCCACAGAATCTTAAGCGTAGTCAAATGTTAATCAGGAAGTTTGAAGAGGTGCTAAAAAAAGTGGcaaaatgtaacaattcagCATGTGAGTTTTACAAATGTATCTTTGTTGGATAGAGAGATTCATGgggttaaaaatgtattatgtccTTGTGATGCATGTCTTGAATTCTAGGTGGGTGTTCACGGTATTAGGATAGAGTTTTTCAATGAAAAAGGTTCAAAGCGCACCGCCACCTATCTACCAGAGGTTGCAAAGGAGCAAGGTGAGATCTATTTGTGCCCCTAACAATCCCAGCCTCATCTGCTTTTTTTGGAAAGATAATGTAGATGTGGATCTTACGAAAGGTGTTAAGatcttttaacttttattttatcaagGTTGGGACCACATTCAAACCATAGATTCCTTACTACGAAAGGGAGGATACAAAGCTCCCATCACAAATGACTTCAGGAAGACCATTAAGTTAACCAGGTAAGATTAAAATCTCATCTTGTATGCAATGCTGGGAAGTATGAGTTTCGCCAGCCAAGCAGAGTTGCTAAAATTGaatataaagcacattttaaagaatatatatatatatatatatatatatatatatatatatatatatatatatatatatatatatatatatatatctcacacacagagccctggaaaaaattaagagaccactccacatttttcttaaatctttatctctacatgtatggcagccattccagtgtttgttgaattccgcagagaaaaaaatgtcagtagtttatagaatacaattaaacaaaattataataatttaactcaaacatgtatctataaaaaataaagcaagagtaaatgataatgctgaagtggtctctcaattttttccgcggctgttTATAGGgatgggaatcaccagggtccccacgatactgttgatttctttctccactgactccatctttgttttgactaacttcctgccaatctcactgactttacccatggccatgaacgcacaagaaaaagctcagcaccatCTAGCGGATTGAACCAAAaactttcatttggatttgcaatatgaatagtttatataaaaacatatcgATACTTATCGGTCCGCGTATCAATACAATATCGCCACACAAAGTATcatgatactatgctgtatcgattatttcccccacccaTATTTATATACTTTGTCTTTCAAGTAGCCTATAGGGGAACTCCACAGATGCTACACATTACAGTCTATTTATACGTTTAAGACATTGCTACTACTGGGAAAAGCTGAGACATGTGAAATCTAATAAATTGCCTTAAGTGTTGTCACTTGAGGCAGCATCGGTTGGGACTGACCACAAAAAAATGGGTTGGATGGAGTTTTAAGCATTGCTAACCTCAGCGTTGAGCGCATCGCTTTCAATTATTGCAGAGTGCTGCGTTCAAACTTTGACCTTAGCCTTAGTTGCGCTGAGAGTGCAACCAATGAAGTAACAGCTGTATGTAGCTATGCAAGCTAGCAAAGGAAGTAACCATAGAACTAAACTTTGCAATGAGCAAATAGCTTATTGTGTTAATGCAGCTTTAGACTACAATGACTTATCCAAATTTCTCAATTAACTTTGAGTTGAAATGCGTGTCATGTAGGAGCCTGGTTTTCACAACATAGAAAGACGAGTGCATGAAAGCAAAAAGACGATCTATATCTGGCTGTTGTGCCGCATACATTTTGAACTCAAGACTGCGACGGTGCAATTCAACCTCTGGAGTTATATCTGAGGAACAACTGCATAAAAATCTTTGCTGTCCTGACTCCAGCCTTGACACCAGGTCCTGTCCTTCGGTGTCTTTACCAACACGTCTCGTCTCCTCCCTAGGTACCGTAGCGAGAAGTTGACAATGGGTTATGCAGAGTACATCGCCCACCGCCAGCACCATCACTACCAGAACGGCATCGGGCACCCTCTACCACCCTACAACCATTATTCCTGACAGCGAGCCGCATGACCAATCACTGGACCTCTCCGCGGACCTTTTCCCTGGAGAGCCCGCCCCCTCCTGGTCTAGCTATTTCTACTACTGTACCATTTTATGATGATAGTTTCCGTTGCCATGCTGGCCGTCTCCCAGACGTTGACATGGCAACGGGGTGGCAACTGAAGCATCATTTGCTCATGGCAAGAAatccacatttctttttctttgcctGTGGTTACGTTTTTGCAGCATATGTATACCAATATCTATAACCCCCCCTATtcataacatttttgaaaaccaaTATTCGATTTGATTAATCTTAACGACTTTTCAGCAAACCTAATCAGGTGTTTGATTCTGTGGATGGAAGGAAGTCTCTTACGGTGGATTAGTGTAGCGCGTATATTATTTAGGCTTTGCTAAAAATGTatcattgtgttattttttcttttattctttatctTTCTATCCAGGCCATGTAGCAAGGCAACGGTGGTTTTCAAAGGCTGTGTCGTCTCTATTCTGATTCCTCTCAACAGGAAAAACCTTGACTGTTGAGCTTTATAAACTCGTGTAGTGTCGTAGTTGGAACTATATACTGGGATCTGTATTCTCCAAAGTATAGATAGTAGGATTGTGATGCCCTTTTTGCTGGTAGTGTTAATCTTTTGAGTTTGCATtcttgtgtgtatttctgtgtgtggaTATAGATTCTGGTCTTCCACAAGATGGAGAAACCAGTGAGATTGAAATTAGAAATCGGATTTTAACCTAAAGACTCCCTAGATTTTATCTTTTTTGAAAGCTCCCCCCCTTAAAATTGTAGTGTTTTGTGGTGGAAATTGTAGTCCTTGAACTGagtatttttgttaaatgtggACGAAGCCATTGTGTCTGAGGATAATCACAGGGGGATTTCTTAGTTATCTACACAACGGGACAAGTTGCTCTGATTTCCCTGAATTGGAAGGTAGGAGCAAGCGTAACTCCAGGTCcctagatttaaaaaaacaaagcatgaaaaatgtaatttaaatttactgtctttttacGGAGCTTACTGGCAGGGAGTCACTTGTCAGGGAcacgcaaaaaaaaaagccataaaaTCTCTTTTTACTCCACTTTGAAAGAGTCTTGTTTGCGTACCAATTTAAAGGAATTTTGGGTTTCCAACATCTGAATGCAAACTCGCACCCTCACTGAATGCTAGCCCAACCCCGAGGTTTCAGTCATCTGTTGTATATTGCCCGTGTCGTCGTGGAAACATTGTCTTGCCTCTTCAGAGTATAGTTAACCATTTTGTCACTTGTTCACTAAGTATGATGTATTGAAACTGTCATTTTGAATGAAGACGCACCACGTGACGCACAAAGGAGGTGTCATTCCCGTTCCTCTGTCGTTTAGATGTGCATGTGATCGCATCTTTTAGAAGTAGTTGTTGAAACTGCACTTTCACCATTCTCTGCGAGATCTTGTGGTCCGCTAATGTTTGTTGTCACTAGGTCAGAGCAAAAACACAGTTGAATTGGTTACAGCGCAATCCGTGCCCTTGCAGTTAAAGTCTACAGAACAAGCCAGGGCTTTGTAAGAACTTAAGAAGCCATTTCCCATCCAAATATCACTCGTTGTGAGTCACATCCACACACAATAGGCTAGTTGGACTAACTTTTCTAGAATGTTTTTTGAGGATCGTGTGGCTTTCAGTTCTGCACTGGAGTGTTGTGCTAGGTTCTTGTAACTTGACATGGTTTTGGTAACAGCCTTTACTAACTGACAggttcttttgttttctttatgcaAAAAAATGTCAAGGGCTTTTGGCACTCCATCCACAGTAACCCGAAATGACCCAGATTTAAGTTGTGTTGCCTTAAAAGAATGATTTGATAAATGATGGGCCAACGGATGATGCTCTGACTGTTCCTCTGTCCCGTGGTTTCCCAGCTCCAATCTTCCCACCACAGTGTAGGAAAGGCTCTTTCCTCACTTGAATGCTAATATTAAGTTAGACATATGGGGGCTCCTGTATGCCTGCAGTGCCCTGTTAGCTTGCCCAGCTGCTGGTcctccattctttttttaaagccccACATAAACACATTCTGTTAAAATAATGTCGGGGCTCTGTGATGTCGTTACCCTTAGTGTGTAGAAACCACGGGAGCACCGTCTCCTTGATAAATACACACTACATGATGAATAGGAACAGTCACGCCTTCGTCCCCCGGCCCATTTTAATACAGCACAACCTGAATTCTTCTGCTGCAAAAACCAAATTGACCATGCTCTTTTACATATATGTCTTTGTGTACACATGCAATGTATTCAGTTGCATGTACGTATGAGTATGAGACCTATGGTTTTATCCATGATATGCTTGATCTATGGCTTAGACGCTCTTATTAACCATTAAGagatttaaaagacaaatatgGTGCTATCAGACCTCATATTGGGGTGGTCACGCGCTCGTGACTGGTCATGCGGACTCATCGATCATATCATACTTTAAAGATGCTGCATGTAAGATTTTCTCTTTTAGAGTGTCGCCGTGAAATGGCGGCAAGTTGTTAAATACCGAGAGATTTGACCGGCGCAAGCGGTAGAGAAGAATCTGTGCTTTCGTTAGGGTGACTTCCCTATGGGAAAAACAGAGTGATATTCTTACCCATATAATGAAGAAGGAAAAAGCCCCCACAGCAAACTTAGGGGCTCCAGAATGTACTGTTAATGGTGTACTGAGAGAAAATCCTACATGCGTTACCTTTACTATCCTTGATATATGCAGATCTGTTcaacaggtgttttttttttttcttcctagCAGTGCAAGTCAACACCATTGCAGGTTTGAAAGGACAAGAAGCCATGCGtagccccccccctccctccttcctaGATTACTTCCGACCTTACGGCCAAGATTATCAAGGTTTTGGGTCGTTGGGTAGATGGTCGCAGTATTAGCATCCGTTTTCCTGGAATATTTGGATGCTGCTTTCACAGAGCACTTCCTCTGTTTTTCCTTAAGCTGCTGAACGGTTGGACCTCTGGGATTACAGACGTCAACACCTCAAACTATGATGAAGGTATTCATCTCCTACGATGGGACGAAGAGCTAATGTTTTACGTAGAAGAAAATAGTCCCGCGTCTGTACTGATTTATCTGTTTTAAAGCATCGATACCTCATGGGATATTATGGAACGGCATTCGTAGTTCGTTGTAGCAGATTGTGTTTTGGTTCCATACCAGGGTTAGAGTTCGGCCTCAGCATTCCGTGTGCGTTCGCTCTCATGTGTCGTGGAATGCTTAAGCTCGTGTTACCTTCGTATGTTCGACTGAACCAAAGATGCCAGCGGCTGTGCCCAAATGCTGCTCACGGGCTTGGCTTCCTGTCCTTTCAAAAGACACTCCCTGCAAATtgacaatatgtttttttgtctattacttttttgtgtgtgcgaTTTCTCAACTGTCTTGACTTGTTAAGCAACCTTTCAATGGATTTTCATTGAGTCTCTCTGAAGCCGTTCATGGCATCAAGGATGGTTGCAAATTGttgtaacttgttttgttttttattattattattattattagaagtAGTATTAGTACATTATTGCtataatttacaaaaatgaaaatcccATGGTGTGCCTCCTAGCTTTATgggtttataaatgtttttttccctaaaGACCAGCAGTTATACTTTGTATAAAAGATGgatttttccttattttttatgCCATTAAAGATGAAAAGCCTGTTTTCGTTACTCTGGACCCAGTAGCTGCACTGGTATACAATCGCACTGATAgataaatattaatttaaaaaaaagagaataaatgaatcaataataataatgataatgacgAATGAAATAAGAACTACAATAAACTTGTGTTTGAagcttttatattaaaacaaaaaaagttaaaaagaaaataaaaaaaagaaaatgactgtttttgtacatcaaaaataaattcttttcaaaataatattttggatCTAGTTTCAAAATTATTTTAGTGGTTTTCTATGTTCAGAATTTTTGAGACACTGATTCTAAGACGTGTCACTGTACAAAAGGACTTTCTGGTGCAGTGGCCTGATGGGCTGGGAGGGTTACCTGGTGTAACTCCTCATACcaattctttcttttccttttgattttttttgatatttttctttagtaaattttaaaaaatgttgatggAATATTATGAATATGGGAACTTTGAATCCATCCCCTGTAGAACTAgactcttcctcctttccttttgaATTGCTGTTAGTGTGACAAGACTTGAAACGGGCATTTAATATGATAGTATGactccaaaagaaaaaaaacacaaaaataaacacaccaaaaaaaaacgtaagaaaaaaaaaaagcaaaagtgtGGGAAGGGTTGAAAGAATATATATAGATGAGTATGTAAGCAATGGCTGTGAAGATAATGTAGTTTTAAACATTGTTATTAccttttaaaatcatttattcaataaaaaatacaaaatcaactGAAAACATATCGtgtcatttgattttttttaagacaTCCACACATAGTGTTTGGTATTACAGCATTTTGAACAAAAGCAAGTGTCACATTTAGATATGTGTTAAAAATGATTAGTAATGGTCTATGGATTATATCAGGTACACTCTTACTGTAATACTGTTCATATGTTGTGTTCAGTTTAATTGATTGGATTGGGGGGAAAGTGTTTTTGTATGCCAAACAACATCAGACGTTTTTCATTTGAACAGTTTAATTCAATGCAAGCTGTCCAAAGTGAACTGTGTATTTTAATTCTGTGGGTgtgatataaatgtataaagtcCAACCAAATTGAGAATGAGGGCCAGACATAAGGGATAAatgttatgatttttttttatttagcattttgtgAACAAACCCCCTTCTATGATTTTAGAGCATGCCGGGCACATGCTGTGTCTGGGGGCTAAATGAAATCTTTTATGACTCTGCTGACCGATAAAGACGCCACAAATGTCAAAAGAACAAAttataaaacatcacaaaacTATGGTTTGAACTAAACAAGGGAGCTCTTAGTTACTGGAAACTGATGTGACCACAGCAATAGAACCTTATTAAATTTCATCATGACCACTGGGGAAACTCCATCTGCTGAGGAAGATCATGTGATATGACCGAAAGCTGCTGAGGATCTACTATATGGagcttaaaggggccatattatgctcgtggaattttagcctttgcagaccgtttacatgcacacacacctataaAACGCAGAATAGGGAGTCTTTAAGgtcagattattttttctaattaaATTGTAGCTGACTTCCCCCAATGCGTCTTTAAAAGTAATGTCACGTTGTACCCTAGTATGATGACAGCA
This Eleginops maclovinus isolate JMC-PN-2008 ecotype Puerto Natales chromosome 11, JC_Emac_rtc_rv5, whole genome shotgun sequence DNA region includes the following protein-coding sequences:
- the ammecr1 gene encoding AMME syndrome candidate gene 1 protein — translated: MGRKRCVGADCSKMAAGCCGVKKQKLSGSPGSGGPGGVGAGSGVAGTGHCGSELGIGSSATVAAAANVSRANGLGGPGGNVSGSSSSSGSSGTNALSPVPAGYSSSGLSPNLSSGPGSGSGGRKMVVSAEMCCFCFDVLYCHLYGYQPPRTPRFTNDPYPLFVTWKIGRDKRLRGCIGTFSAMNLHSGLREYTLTSALKDSRFPPMTRDELPRLFCSVSLLTNFEDVGDYLDWEVGVHGIRIEFFNEKGSKRTATYLPEVAKEQGWDHIQTIDSLLRKGGYKAPITNDFRKTIKLTRYRSEKLTMGYAEYIAHRQHHHYQNGIGHPLPPYNHYS